The Hippoglossus stenolepis isolate QCI-W04-F060 chromosome 11, HSTE1.2, whole genome shotgun sequence genome includes a window with the following:
- the LOC118118290 gene encoding tetratricopeptide repeat protein 39C: MADPADPAPGSESKEKTERVDDAELALQGINMLLNNGFKESDELFRKYRSHSPLMSFGASFVSFLNAMMTFEEEKMQMAFEDLKATERMCESENAGVIETIKNKIKRSMDSQRSGGAAVDRLQRQIIIADCQVYLAVLSFIKQELSAYIKGGWILRKAWKMYNKCYSDITHLQEGSSRKKESEHKSKPSPSSSAEPSVQSRSSSPGPSPSQRLDGISSEALDRLKGSVSFGYGLFHLCISMVPPHLLKIVNLLGFPGDRLQGLSALTYASESKDMKAPLATLALLWYHTVVQPFFALDGTDTQAGLTEAKSILQQREAIYPNSSLFMFFKGRVQRLECQISGALTSFSNALDLASGQREIQHVCLYEIGWCSMIELNYREAYRAFERLKTESRWSQCYYAYLTGVCQGATGDLEGAIAVFKDVQRLFKRKNNQIELFSMKRAEKLRSPCLSKEHCILYVIEILYLWKALPNCSTAKLQTMSHVLQGFEEASCTGLKNLLLGAINKCLQNTKDAIQYFQLAARDEVGRLTNSYVQPYSYYELGCVLLNSPESAGRGHMLMLQAKEDYAGYDFENRLHVRIHSALASMRTAAQP, encoded by the exons ATGGCGGACCCTGCGGACCCAGCCCCGGGGAGCGAGTCGAAGGAGAAGACGGAGCGAGTGGACGACGCGGAGCTGGCCCTGCAGGGGATCAACATGCTGCTCAACAATGGCTTCAAGGAGAGCGACGAGCTCTTCAGAAAATACAG GAGCCACAGTCCGCTGATGAGTTTCGGGGCCAGTTTCGTGAGTTTTCTG AACGCCATGATGACGtttgaagaggagaaaatgcaGATGGCGTTCGAGGACCTCAAAGCTACAGAGAGAATGTGCGAGAGCGAAAACGCCGGCGTCATTGAAACCATCAAGAACAAGATCAAGAGAAGT ATGGACTCCCAGAGGTCAGGGGGTGCTGCAGTGGACAGACTCCAGAGGCAGATCATCATTGCAGACTGTCAGGTTTACCTTGCGGTGCTGTCTTTCATCAAACAGGAGCTGTCAG CGTACATTAAAGGAGGCTGGATCCTCCGTAAAGCCTGGAAGATGTACAACAAATGTtacagtgacatcacacacctgcaggagggcagcagcagaaaaaaggaGTCAGAACACAAATCCAAACCGTCTCCGTCGTCCTCCGCTGAGCCGTCGGTGCAAAGCCGCTCATCTTCACCCGGGCCGAGCCCTTCCCAGAGACTTGACGGCATCAGCTCGGAGGCTCTGGACCGGCTAAAAGGTTCGGTCAGCTTTGGTTACGGCCTCTTCCACCTCTGTATCTCGATGGTGCCGCCGCACCTACTGAAGATCGTCAACCTGCTGGGCTTCCCGGGCGACCGTCTCCAGGGCCTCTCGGCGCTCACGTATGCCAGTGAAAGTAAGGACATGAAGGCGCCGTTAGCTAC CTTGGCCCTCTTGTGGTACCACACAGTAGTGCAGCCCTTCTTCGCTCTGGatggcacagacacacaggccgGCCTAACAGAGGCCAAGTCCATTCTCCAGCAGCGGGAGGCCATCTATCCAAACTCCTCCCTCTTCATGTTTTTCAAAGGCAGAGTCCAACGCCTTGAG TGCCAGATCAGTGGCGCCTTGACGTCCTTCAGCAATGCCTTGGATCTGGCTTCTGGCCAGAGGGAGAttcagcatgtgtgtttatatgaaatAG GTTGGTGCAGCATGATCGAGCTGAACTACAGAGAAGCCTACAGGGCCTTTGAGCGGCTGAAGACTGAGTCCCGCTGGTCGCAGTGCTACTACGCTTATTTAACTGGAG TATGCCAAGGAGCCACGGGCGATCTGGAGGGAGCTATCGCAGTTTTCAAGGATGTTCAAAGACTTTTCAAGCGCAAGAATAATCAGATAGAGTTGTTCTCCATGAAGAGG GCTGAGAAGCTGAGGAGTCCCTGTCTGTCCAAAGAACACTGCATCCTGTATGTGATTGAGATACTCTATCTGTGGAAAGCTCTGCCCAACTGCTCCACTGCCAAGCTGCAGACCATGTCACACG TCCTGCAGGGCTTTGAGGAGGCATCGTGCACAGGCCTGAAAAACCTGCTTCTTGGTGCCATAAACAAATGTCTTCAGAATACCAAAGATGCTATTCAG TATTTCCAACTGGCCGCGAGGGACGAGGTCGGTCGCCTAACCAACTCTTATGTTCAGCCCTACTCCTACTATGAACTGGGCTGTGTGCTGCTGAACAGCCCAGAg TCTGCAGGGAGGGGCCACATGCTAATGCTTCAGGCCAAG GAGGACTATGCTGGCTATGACTTTGAGAACAGGCTCCATGTTCGTATTCACTCAGCTCTGGCCTCTATGAGAACTGCGGCTCAGCCTTGA
- the LOC118117621 gene encoding oxysterol-binding protein-related protein 1 isoform X5, translating into MKNNNEQTVLDLVRSDELKHIVAAYQDKDVNSGVQKIEGPLWKSSRFLGWRSHWVVIENGTLSWFPRQADAVAGVRKQGCTSLTQAYCMVKPWDHCFFMLRCFDDTVHSFKVPSKTNSVATRKKWLDAFEGHSSYSTRHFTQEQIVSNEEDGDVAVRNLTHAVQVASTCQQKLESEVSTFLSMVKNEENFSLAAPLLLKAKETSELSSDTCAALQLCLELLSKQEEVWSLKLEQEVEKNKALTEALQTLATEHYELKQSLSKSRRWSTLSTLTEDDFYDAESDSESELSVSGFLSVASHSCEEDEGRDAPLLSSLRHPSALRGPTGMSGECNHGNQPAQHNGVKKHRTCLPSPMFSRNDVSIWSILKKCIGMELSKIAMPVVFNEPLSFLQRLTEYMEHTYLIHQANTTTDSVERMKCVAAFAVSAVASQWERTGKPFNPLLGETFELIRDELGFRWVSEQVSHHPPVSAFHAEGLKEDFVFHGSIYPKLKFWGKSIEAEPKGIITLELPKYNEAYTWTNPTCCVHNIIVGQLWIEQYGNVEVINHKTGERCSMTFKPCGLFGKELHKVEGYILDKSKKKLCAIYGKWTECLYTVDPATFDAHKKSDRKNSDDKKASKRSSVDEEPEEMPLPDAETVQVIPGSELIWKITPRPENSAKFYAFSTFAMQLNELEKSMEGVVPPTDSRLRPDISAMENGDIDLASAEKKRLEEKQRIARKNRTKSTDEWKTRNAALGPRWFQQGPNPHNKAQDWIYLKSYWDRNYTQLPDIY; encoded by the exons ATGAAGAACAACAATG AGCAGACAGTGTTGGACCTGGTCCGCAGTGATGAACTGAAACACATAGTAGCAGCCTATCAAGACAAG GACGTGAACAGTGGGGTGCAGAAGATTGAAGGTCCTCTTTGGAAG AGTTCGCGGTTTCTTGGATGGCGATCCCACTGGGTGGTAATTGAGAATGGAACTCTCTCCTGGTTCCCCAGACA GGCTGACGCAGTGGCTGGTGTCAGGAAGCAGGGCTGTACATCTCTTACACAAGCCTACTGCATG GTCAAACCGTGGGATCATTGCTTCTTCATGCTCCGATGCTTTGACGACACCGTGCATTCTTTTAAGGTCCCCTCAAAGACGAACTCAGTGGCAACGAGAAAA AAATGGTTGGATGCTTTTGAGGGACATTCATCCTATAGCACTCGCCACTTCACACAAGAACAGATCGTCAGTAATGAGGAGGACGGTGACGTGGCAGTACGGAACCTGACACACGCAGTTCAG gtaGCCAGCACTTGCCAGCAGAAATTGGAGAGTGAAGTATCAACATTTCTATCCATGGTGAAGAATGAGGAGAATTTTT CATTGGCTGCTCCTCTCCTACTAAAAGCCAAAGAGACCAGTGAGCTCTCCAGTGACACTTGTGCCGCCCTCCAGCTGTGCCTCGAACTGTTGTCAAAACAAGAAGAG GTGTGGAGCCTAAAGTtggagcaggaggtggagaagaacaAAGCTCTGACAGAAGCTCTGCAAACTTTGGCAACTGAGCACTACGAACTCAAGCAGTCCCTCAGCAAGAGCAGGAGGTGGTCCACCCTCAGTACCCTGACCGAAGATGACTTCTATGACGCTGAATCAG ACTCCGAGTCGGAGCTTTCAGTGAGCGGCTTCCTGTCCGTGGCCAGTCACTCTTGTGAAGAGGACGAGGGGAGAGACGCCCCCCTTCTCAGCAGCCTCCGCCATCCCAGCGCGCTCAGGGGGCCTACCGGAATGTCAGGGGagtgtaaccatggcaaccaacCAGCCCAGCACAATGGAGTCAAGAAGCACAG AACATGTCTACCGTCTCCCATGTTCTCCAGGAATGACGTCAGCATCTGGAGTATCCTGAAGAAATGCATCGGCATG GAGCTGTCGAAGATCGCCATGCCCGTGGTATTTAATGAGCCTCTGAGCTTTCTCCAGCGCCTAACGGAGTACATGGAGCACACCTACCTCATCCATCAGGCCAACACCACAACCGACTCTGTTGAGAGGATGAAG TGTGTTGCAGCGTTTGCTGTGTCAGCTGTAGCATCACAGTGGGAGAGGACTGGGAAGCCTTTCAATCCACTACTGGGGGAGACCTTTGAGCTCATCAG AGACGAATTGGGCTTTCGGTGGGTATCAGAGCAAGTGAGCCATCACCCTCCTGTCAGTGCCTTTCATGCTGAGGGCCTCAAAGAGGATTTCGTCTTTCACGGTTCCATCTACCCCAAACTCAAATTTTGGGGAAAGAGTATAGAAGCAGAGCCGAAGGGAATCATCACACTGGAGCTCCCGAA gtataATGAAGCCTACACCTGGACAAACCCCACCTGCTGTGTCCACAACATCATTGTCGGTCAGCTTTGGATCGAGCAGTACGGCAACGTGGAAGTGATCAATCACAA GACTGGAGAGAGATGCAGCATGACGTTCAAGCCCTGTGGCCTCTTTGGAAAAGAGCTCCATAAGGTGGAGGGATACATCCTAGATAAAAG CAAAAAGAAACTCTGTGCGATATACGGCAAATGGACTGAATGCCTGTACACCGTTGACCCCGCTACCTTCGACGCCCACAAAAAGTCTGACAGAAAGAATTCAGATGATAAAAAGGCCAGTAAACGG AGCAGTGTGGATGAGGAGCCAGAAGAGATGCCTCTACCTGATGCTGAGACGGTTCAGGTCATCCCAGGCAGCGAGCTCATCTGGAAGATAACGCCTCGACCGGAGAACTCAGCCAAG tTCTACGCATTCTCCACATTCGCCATGCAGCTAAACGAGCTGGAGAAAAGCATGGAGGGAGTCGTTCCTCCCACCGACAGTCGCCTCAGACCGGACATCAGCGCCATGGAGAATGGAGATATAG ATTTGGCGAGCGCCGAGAAGAAGAGGCTTGAGGAAAAACAGAGGATAGCCCGGAAAAATCGCACCAAGTCGACAGACGAGTGGAAAACGAG GAACGCTGCACTCGGCCCAAG GTGGTTTCAACAAGGGCCCAACCCTCACAATAAAGCTCAGGACTGGATCTACTTGAAAAGCTACTGGGACAGAAACTACACTCAGCTGCCTGACATCTACtaa